One Candidatus Peregrinibacteria bacterium DNA window includes the following coding sequences:
- a CDS encoding glycosyltransferase: protein MKVAIVADFLLKLGGAERVVKCLLDMYPNADIFTLLYDEESIGKVFPKNKVTQSEFAKWPNFLKKRYKYFFPLLPGFVEKFDLSEYDLVISSSSAYAHGVITDLETKHIVYCHSPMRYAWDYAHKYLAEQNLNIINRCIVRYFIKNIREWDFLASRRPDFYIANSEHVAKRIQKYYRRESTVIYPPVDISRFKIQKYHEDFFLIVSTLTPYKKIDHAVRLFNKVNKKLVIIGDGPARGALESIAGKNVDFLGFRSDKEVNEYMQNCQALIFPGEEDFGITPIEAMACGKPVLAYRKGGLLESVVEGETGEFFDEHSLQSMEDGLGRLLLNYKFYDQKKIRKQAEKFSDKKFKDHMSEFIEKLKK, encoded by the coding sequence ATGAAAGTAGCTATAGTTGCAGATTTTTTACTGAAATTGGGCGGAGCCGAGCGCGTCGTCAAATGCCTACTTGATATGTATCCGAACGCCGATATCTTCACCTTACTCTACGATGAAGAGTCCATCGGTAAAGTTTTTCCGAAGAACAAAGTAACACAGTCAGAGTTTGCAAAATGGCCTAATTTTCTCAAAAAAAGATATAAATATTTCTTCCCACTACTCCCCGGGTTCGTCGAGAAATTCGATTTAAGCGAATACGATCTGGTTATAAGCTCAAGTTCTGCATATGCACATGGCGTAATCACTGACCTTGAAACCAAACATATCGTTTATTGTCATTCTCCAATGCGTTATGCATGGGACTATGCTCACAAATACCTAGCTGAACAAAACCTAAATATCATAAATCGCTGTATCGTCAGATATTTCATAAAAAATATTCGTGAATGGGATTTTTTGGCTTCGAGACGACCTGATTTTTACATAGCAAATTCAGAGCACGTCGCTAAACGCATCCAAAAATATTACAGAAGAGAATCCACTGTGATCTATCCACCGGTAGATATTTCAAGATTTAAAATCCAAAAATACCATGAAGACTTCTTCTTAATTGTTTCCACACTAACTCCGTACAAAAAAATTGATCATGCTGTGCGATTATTTAATAAGGTAAACAAAAAACTAGTGATTATTGGAGACGGTCCCGCTAGAGGCGCACTCGAAAGTATAGCCGGTAAAAATGTTGATTTCCTCGGGTTTAGAAGTGACAAAGAGGTAAATGAATATATGCAAAATTGCCAAGCTTTGATATTTCCCGGTGAAGAAGATTTTGGCATAACCCCTATCGAAGCAATGGCGTGCGGAAAGCCGGTATTGGCTTACCGCAAAGGCGGCCTACTTGAATCAGTGGTCGAAGGCGAAACCGGGGAATTCTTTGATGAACACAGCCTTCAGTCTATGGAAGACGGTCTCGGCCGCCTCCTACTAAATTACAAATTTTACGACCAGAAAAAAATCCGTAAACAAGCTGAGAAATTCTCAGACAAAAAATTCAAAGACCACATGAGTGAATTTATAGAAAAACTAAAAAAATAA